Genomic window (Argonema galeatum A003/A1):
TAGATACGCTGATTATTATTCCGAACGATCGCCTGCTGTCGGTGATCCCAGAGACAACGCCGGTGCAGGAGGCTTTTCGGGTAGCAGATGACATTCTGCGTCAGGGTGTGCAGGGGATCTCGGATATCATCACTATCCCTGGCTTAGTTAATGTTGACTTTGCCGATGTCCGCGCTATTATGGCGGATGCAGGCTCAGCTTTGATGGGGATCGGTGTTGGTTCTGGCAAATCCCGTGCCAGAGAGGCGGCGATCGCAGCTATTTCCTCTCCCTTGCTGGAAGCTTCGGTGGATGGAGCCAAAGGCGTGGTGTTTAATATTACGGGTGGAACCGATCTGACTTTGCACGAAGTCAATGCGGCTGCGGAAACTATCTACGAAGTAGTCGATCCCAACGCCAATATTATTTTTGGGGCAGTTATTGATGAAAGGCTGCAAGGCGAAATTAGGATTACGGTGATTGCGACTGGGTTTAGTGGCGAACCGCAAGGCTCAACGCAATCGCGGGGTGCTAGGGTTCAACCACCGCGATCGATATCACAGGCCCCAACTAACCCTCCCACAACTACTGAGTCCCCAGATAAACCAGGTGGCTTGGACATACCGGAGTTTCTCCAAAGGAGACGTCCGCCGAAATAAGGCCAAAACTTACCTATCAAGCCGTAATTTCGCTCCTAGCCTATGCAGTACGGGTCGGCGACGGCAAAGGGGTCTGCTTTGCCGCCCAATGGTCCAGAATCTTTCATCCTTTTGGTAGTATGAGGGCAAGAACTGGCTTAAGCGTACCTGTAGCTATGACTGTAGCTGGTTCCGATAGTGGTGGCGGTGCTGGAATTCAGGCCGATTTACGGACATTTGCCTTTCACTGCGTTCACGGCACCAGCGCCATCACCTGCGTGACGGCTCAGAATACTTTGGGCGTCACACGAGTTGACGCTCTACCGGCTGCGGCTGTTATAGCCCAAATTGAGGCAGTGGTTGCAGATATGGGGGTGCAAGCGACCAAAACGGGAATGCTGCTCAACCAGGAGATTATCTCCGCAGTGGCCGATCGCATAGAAGCTTTAGGGCTGAATAACTTGGTGGTCGATCCGGTGATGGTGTCGCGTACAGGTGCCCAATTGATTGACAATGATGCGGTAATGTGCTTGCGCTCCAAGCTGATCCCCCAAGCGGCGATCGTAACGCCAAATCGTTATGAAGCGCAAATTTTAAGTGGGTTGGAGATTCTGACTCTGGATGATATGCGATCGGCAGCACAGCGTATTCACCGACTGGGATCTACTGCTGTTTTGGTCAAGGGAGGCGGGATGCAGGGGAGTCTGCGTGGTGTGGATGTTTGGTTTGATGGTAGTCGGCTGGAAACTTTGAGTGCATCGACGGTAGAGACGACGAATACTCACGGTACTGGTTGTACTCTCGCAGCTGCGATCGCAGCTAATCTAGCACTAGGCAAAGATTTATTCTCTGCTGTTCGACTGGCAAAGGATTATGTCAGCGCCGCTTTGCAGTATGCTTTAAATATCGGTCAGGGTCAAGGGCCGGTGGGACACTTTTTTCCCTTATTGCAGAAGCCTCTGTAGGAATAAAAAAGAATATTTTAAATCAGCTTGTGATATTTTCCCGATCTGGACTATTCTGAGGCATAGTTATACAGGTCGCCTCTGTCTGACGCAACTCTAGGTAAAGCGAAGAAGCTTATGACATCTAACTTCAATCCCAAGCAATCGGTGCCCAATGCGAGTGCAGGTCATAATCCCCAAACAGCACCCGGTGCTTACTCACCTTCCGTACCAATTTCGCTTTATAGAGAACTCGCAGCAGAGTTGCAAGCGACTAAGGTGATGCTGGACTCGCTGAATAACCAAAATCAGCAGATTACTCAACAAAATCAACAGCTGCGTCGGGAAATTGAAAAGGTTGTTCATGCGAGTCTCCATCTACAGCAGATAGCGGACTCTTCTGTACCAAGTGGCTGGAGTCAACCTTCCTACACTCATCCCGAATTAAGAAACGAACCGGGCCGATCTATACCAGAAGCACCTCAGATGCCTCGTCGGACTCGTTCTGTTTCCAACGCTACCCCTTCTGCGCCTGGGGTAGATATCTCAACCATTTTCCAAGAAATGGAATCGATAGACTCTGGGTTACCCGCAAAATTAGTGATAGAACAGCCAGAAACCCGCAATCGTCGTCGATCTGGGCCAGAAAAAAGTTCTGAGGTGAATGGATGGTGGTTGACGTTGGCGATCGTTATGATTGTGGTGACGGCGTTCGGTGCTGGTTATTTGATTATGCGTCCGATGTTACCGAAGCGATAAACTGGTAAAAGAAGCGATCGCATTTAGGATTGAGGATGTTTGGGTGCGATCGCAACTCGAAAACCGATCGCATTTAGTAACTCTACGAAAGTGTAAATTTCAGTAGCATTACTTTCTGTTAGAATGCGATCGAGTTTTTCATGCAACTGTTTCGCTGAATCAGAAAGTCGATCGCTTTTCGCACAAGACTCAACCACATTTCTAATTGCCTTTCGTAGTAATATTGGTTGGTCGCCTCCTTCTTCCAGCACCACCTCAATATAACCCGCCGCTTCTTCGCGGTTTTTAAGAGACTCAATTAGGTAGTCGTGATAGCTATCACTCGTTGGCGTTTTCAGATTTTTCATAATCAGCCCAATACTCCTTAGCTTTGCGAATATCTCGATCTTGAGTGCTTTTATCTCCACCACAGAGGAGAAGTACAATAATAGATTCTATTTGTCCAAAATAGACTCGATAACCAGGGCCATAATCAATTCTAAGCTCAAAAACTCCTTCTCCAACTGAACGGCAATCCCCTAAATTGCCTTCCTCAATTCGGTCAAGCCTCAACTGAATCC
Coding sequences:
- the thiD gene encoding bifunctional hydroxymethylpyrimidine kinase/phosphomethylpyrimidine kinase, with the translated sequence MRARTGLSVPVAMTVAGSDSGGGAGIQADLRTFAFHCVHGTSAITCVTAQNTLGVTRVDALPAAAVIAQIEAVVADMGVQATKTGMLLNQEIISAVADRIEALGLNNLVVDPVMVSRTGAQLIDNDAVMCLRSKLIPQAAIVTPNRYEAQILSGLEILTLDDMRSAAQRIHRLGSTAVLVKGGGMQGSLRGVDVWFDGSRLETLSASTVETTNTHGTGCTLAAAIAANLALGKDLFSAVRLAKDYVSAALQYALNIGQGQGPVGHFFPLLQKPL
- a CDS encoding transcriptional regulator: MKNLKTPTSDSYHDYLIESLKNREEAAGYIEVVLEEGGDQPILLRKAIRNVVESCAKSDRLSDSAKQLHEKLDRILTESNATEIYTFVELLNAIGFRVAIAPKHPQS
- the ftsZ gene encoding cell division protein FtsZ, with translation MTLNNKQGLAFNRSQAEGQPGLAPTVDAVNPYTVFQFGQVRDAKGMAEETSRSSDIVPSRIAKIKVIGVGGGGSNAVNRMIASDLAGVEFWAINTDAQALTLSSASRRLQVGQKLTRGLGAGGNPAIGQKAAEESRDEIAAAVANSDLVFITAGMGGGTGTGAAPIVAETAKEVGALTVGVVTRPFLFEGRRRTNQAEEGIAALQSRVDTLIIIPNDRLLSVIPETTPVQEAFRVADDILRQGVQGISDIITIPGLVNVDFADVRAIMADAGSALMGIGVGSGKSRAREAAIAAISSPLLEASVDGAKGVVFNITGGTDLTLHEVNAAAETIYEVVDPNANIIFGAVIDERLQGEIRITVIATGFSGEPQGSTQSRGARVQPPRSISQAPTNPPTTTESPDKPGGLDIPEFLQRRRPPK
- a CDS encoding type II toxin-antitoxin system RelE/ParE family toxin, producing the protein MEVQPKQIRRYITQDGRVPFAQWLDSLRDPKAKNRIQLRLDRIEEGNLGDCRSVGEGVFELRIDYGPGYRVYFGQIESIIVLLLCGGDKSTQDRDIRKAKEYWADYEKSENANE